The Changchengzhania lutea genomic sequence AGCCCCTTTATTAAAGGCTCTGAATATAGAGTGATCTACCAAAATGAACGTTCCTGGAACATCAACTCTAAATTCAGCTATGGCAGCGCCACCAGCTGGAACTAATGTGGTTTGTACGTTTTCGTTAATTGTTGAACCACCTTCAACATGTACTTTATCGAAAATTTCTCCAATAACGTGGAATGAAGACACCAAGTTTGGCCCACCATTACCAACATATAAACGAACCGTTTCGCCAACACTTGCAGTAATAGCATTATCGCCCGTTAAAGAGCCCACACTCCCATTAAAAACCACGTAATCAGCATCTTCATCAACAGCTTTTTGCATATCGAAAGCTTGTAAACCCGGTTCTCCATTTTCCCCTTTTGTATAGAAATCACCTTGCATGATGTAGTATTCTTTATCAACTTGTGGTAAACCACCTTCTGGCTCTACTAGAATTAGACCATACATACCGTTAGCTATGTGCATACCTACTGGGGCAGTGGCACAGTGGTAGACATATAAACCTGGGTTTAAGGTTTTAAAACTGAACATTTTCTCATGCCCTGGGGCCACAAAAGACGATGTTGCACCTCCACCTGGACCAGTAACCGCATGTAAATCTATGTTATGGGGTAATTTATTGTCTGGATGGTTAGATAAGGTAAACTCAACTTCATCACCAACACGTGTTCTAATAAAGCTTCCGGGAACTGAGCCTCCAAAGGTCCAATAGTTATAGGTTGTACCATCAG encodes the following:
- the nirK gene encoding copper-containing nitrite reductase, producing the protein MANKKTKLIKSLVVLTTLSLLFSGCIDSEKKEYADAADIPVSREMVAELTSPPNVPTPVGRRKAKKLIVNMEILEQEGTMTDGTTYNYWTFGGSVPGSFIRTRVGDEVEFTLSNHPDNKLPHNIDLHAVTGPGGGATSSFVAPGHEKMFSFKTLNPGLYVYHCATAPVGMHIANGMYGLILVEPEGGLPQVDKEYYIMQGDFYTKGENGEPGLQAFDMQKAVDEDADYVVFNGSVGSLTGDNAITASVGETVRLYVGNGGPNLVSSFHVIGEIFDKVHVEGGSTINENVQTTLVPAGGAAIAEFRVDVPGTFILVDHSIFRAFNKGALGMLKVEGEENKKIYSGIVQEGIYHPEGGGIQEMPEGDVVKVEVSTANKSLEEKMISGKQIYMQTCFACHQAEGQGIPNAFPPLAKSDYLNADVNRAIGIVLKGKTGEITVNGQKYNSVMTRQAISNQEIADVLTYVYNSWGNNKTNVTTAQVDAVKNGH